From Rhizobium sp. 007, one genomic window encodes:
- a CDS encoding dienelactone hydrolase-related enzyme: MYHSWLDRWDERRARRGEEGKERTAVVLDAERAFPGAKKITSLEEFCVLADHAVADPAFFDEPSGSDQGFQRQDGWLKFSSGISTDIEENDVVWAKITESGSFDQALVIFHHWNARSRNRQIASFFSRNGITVVEIAMPYHFERSRPGSLHADYMLSANLGRTIQSVRQAVLDGRKVIRWLKGEGYRDISVLGMSLGSWVAGSIAALDPAVSKVSLFLTAGSLADMVWTGRATRAIRDSLEAEIDLTGLRRAWGPLNLENYAHRLARPDLDLHVVIAKRDKVVLPELSERFIQRLKDVGARPNILELNCGHYSLAMPPYILLAGLSLKRFLSCTDKARRT, encoded by the coding sequence GTGTATCATAGTTGGCTTGATCGTTGGGATGAGCGGCGGGCGCGGCGCGGCGAAGAGGGGAAGGAGAGAACGGCCGTCGTCCTTGACGCGGAACGCGCCTTTCCAGGCGCCAAGAAGATAACAAGTCTCGAGGAGTTTTGTGTTCTTGCGGATCATGCAGTGGCTGATCCAGCCTTCTTCGATGAGCCGAGTGGGAGCGATCAAGGCTTTCAAAGGCAAGACGGGTGGCTGAAATTTTCATCGGGCATCTCAACTGACATTGAGGAGAACGATGTCGTCTGGGCGAAAATCACAGAAAGCGGGTCGTTTGATCAGGCATTGGTGATTTTTCACCACTGGAATGCGAGGTCCCGAAATCGACAGATTGCCAGCTTTTTCTCGAGGAACGGCATCACGGTCGTCGAGATTGCTATGCCCTATCACTTCGAGCGCAGCCGTCCTGGTTCCCTGCACGCCGATTACATGCTTAGCGCCAACCTTGGTCGAACGATCCAATCCGTAAGGCAGGCCGTATTGGATGGGCGAAAGGTCATTCGTTGGTTAAAGGGCGAAGGCTATCGAGACATTTCGGTTCTCGGTATGAGCTTGGGTTCCTGGGTCGCTGGATCGATCGCAGCGCTCGACCCAGCTGTGTCAAAAGTCTCGTTATTTCTGACGGCGGGGAGTCTGGCCGATATGGTATGGACGGGTCGCGCGACACGAGCGATACGCGACAGCCTTGAGGCTGAAATTGATCTTACCGGTCTCCGAAGGGCTTGGGGGCCGCTTAACCTGGAGAATTACGCGCATCGTCTGGCGCGACCGGATCTCGATCTTCACGTTGTGATAGCGAAGAGAGATAAAGTGGTGCTGCCAGAGCTGTCGGAGAGGTTCATACAGAGGCTGAAGGACGTCGGAGCTAGGCCAAATATCTTGGAATTAAACTGTGGTCACTATTCACTCGCCATGCCACCCTACATTTTGTTGGCCGGTCTGAGCTTGAAGCGGTTTCTATCGTGTACTGACAAGGCCCGGCGAACATGA
- the ligD gene encoding non-homologous end-joining DNA ligase yields MAKVPRPPRSKPLLTDESGQLQSRRVRKRNPAQPALPFDPMPDRVEPALALLKQRPPAEGYAWEVKWDGYRIHVHVEAGRIRVLTRGGYDWSHRFPAIVDTAKELGPASMILDGEACMFDDQGRSDFNLLQSSLGADGRRSGNLVSPAIMMTFDLLYFDGHDLRGLEYHARRHLLEDLLQGKEGAIRLSEEIDADPVDLLDHACRLGLEGIVGKKRDSVYRSGKTGDWIKCKCVQSEAFLIVGYEPSVGSFGGFRSLQLAAYRGDDLRYVGSVGTGFKERASLALRTSMDKLPWKRKQPPVPYSGKRKVIWIQPTLIAAIEYSAWTSDNKLRHPSYKGLREVQDNAEVYRLGENEGT; encoded by the coding sequence ATGGCAAAAGTCCCGCGTCCGCCTCGCTCGAAACCGCTCCTCACCGATGAGAGCGGCCAGCTCCAAAGTCGCCGTGTCCGGAAACGGAACCCGGCGCAACCCGCCCTGCCCTTCGATCCCATGCCGGATCGAGTGGAACCCGCCCTGGCTTTGCTGAAGCAACGTCCACCGGCAGAAGGGTACGCTTGGGAAGTCAAATGGGACGGGTATCGAATTCACGTCCACGTCGAGGCCGGTCGAATACGTGTTCTAACGAGAGGCGGATACGACTGGTCGCATCGCTTCCCGGCCATCGTGGACACTGCCAAGGAGTTGGGACCGGCGTCTATGATCCTTGATGGCGAGGCCTGCATGTTCGATGATCAGGGCCGCTCGGATTTCAACTTGTTGCAATCTAGCCTGGGCGCAGACGGCCGACGGAGCGGGAATCTCGTATCGCCCGCAATCATGATGACCTTCGACCTGCTCTATTTCGATGGCCACGATCTGCGAGGGCTCGAATACCACGCTCGCCGCCATCTGCTCGAAGACCTGCTGCAGGGCAAGGAAGGCGCTATCCGACTTTCCGAAGAGATCGACGCCGATCCTGTTGACCTTCTGGATCACGCCTGCAGGCTCGGACTGGAAGGGATCGTAGGGAAGAAACGCGACAGCGTATACCGATCAGGCAAAACGGGCGACTGGATCAAATGCAAATGCGTCCAGAGCGAAGCATTCCTCATCGTTGGGTATGAGCCCTCCGTGGGCTCTTTTGGAGGCTTCCGCTCTCTCCAGCTTGCGGCCTATCGCGGCGACGATCTGCGCTACGTGGGCAGCGTAGGAACTGGATTCAAAGAGCGGGCGTCGCTCGCTCTGCGGACCTCTATGGACAAGCTGCCTTGGAAGCGAAAGCAGCCGCCGGTTCCATATTCAGGCAAGCGCAAGGTGATATGGATTCAGCCGACGCTCATCGCGGCGATTGAATACAGCGCCTGGACCTCGGATAACAAGTTGCGCCACCCGTCCTACAAAGGTTTGCGAGAAGTGCAAGACAATGCCGAGGTTTACCGGCTAGGCGAAAACGAGGGAACATGA
- a CDS encoding helix-turn-helix transcriptional regulator translates to MLGLSERVYERYENNVSRLTVSRLVHLCEVLGASPEEMLSPAAPHLWGKTDTAAALLLASIEKLRTFDEETLRAVLSLLSRVESQTNINSTSNDGDNDGAAPAAPYVSAGAEIREGHQSGGSEPPSTDRNCPASPGFVLFR, encoded by the coding sequence ATGCTTGGTCTTAGCGAGCGGGTTTATGAGCGCTATGAAAATAACGTTTCCCGGCTCACCGTTAGCAGACTCGTCCATCTCTGTGAGGTCCTCGGCGCGAGTCCGGAAGAAATGCTGTCGCCGGCCGCTCCCCATCTGTGGGGCAAGACCGATACTGCAGCGGCCCTTCTGTTGGCCTCGATCGAAAAGCTTCGGACCTTCGACGAGGAAACGTTGCGTGCCGTTCTCAGCCTGCTTAGTCGCGTAGAGTCCCAAACGAACATCAATAGCACCAGCAACGACGGCGATAACGATGGCGCGGCGCCAGCCGCGCCATACGTTTCAGCAGGTGCAGAAATACGAGAAGGGCATCAATCGGGTGGGAGCGAGCCGCCTTCAACTGATCGCAATTGCCCTGCAAGTCCCGGTTTCGTACTTTTTCGATGA
- a CDS encoding protein psiB — MMRVNTAYLLDPETTIFRPVELPVDTGIRPIYDLIGCRLLEVVRFDERHTLFVDEDGLRDGLTAFTIFEGFPQPIGGKIVLVGGDGSTPYTSPLISLEDAAKHFKCCRPVLDPVFAKADEISAGGIIIAGALAGLQCRIERRAPVIVEGEA; from the coding sequence ATGATGCGCGTCAACACTGCTTACCTGCTGGACCCGGAGACCACGATTTTTAGGCCGGTGGAGCTTCCGGTCGATACGGGTATCCGGCCGATTTATGACTTGATCGGTTGCCGACTGCTTGAAGTCGTACGGTTTGACGAGCGGCACACACTTTTCGTCGACGAGGACGGATTGCGGGACGGGCTAACCGCCTTCACCATCTTTGAGGGTTTCCCGCAGCCGATCGGCGGCAAGATCGTGCTCGTGGGGGGCGATGGCAGCACCCCGTACACCTCCCCCCTCATCAGCCTTGAAGACGCGGCCAAGCATTTCAAATGCTGCCGCCCGGTTCTGGACCCGGTGTTTGCCAAGGCCGATGAGATTTCGGCCGGTGGCATCATCATCGCCGGAGCGCTCGCAGGCTTGCAATGCCGCATCGAGCGCCGCGCCCCTGTCATTGTCGAAGGAGAGGCGTGA
- a CDS encoding IS110 family transposase — protein sequence MERIVYVGLDVHADTIAVASADDGRNGEVRFHGVIENTADSVLRLTKRLVSAGANPVFCYEAGPCGYGLHRLLTMLGFDCAVVSPAMIPRRVGDRIKTDRRDAEMLARLWRSGELTPIWTPDEEQEAMRDLIRTRKQATEALKIAKQQLLSFLLRHGLRYTRPSYWTKIHWRWINELRKFRYPHQQLAFEELKRAFHQIEDRIATLDQTIEDAIKTWRFAPLVDALRALRGVNTTIAATLAAEIGDIPRQITAGLIAACFISACAACWRWRPKIREPSTHVGIDSRS from the coding sequence ATGGAACGTATTGTTTATGTAGGTCTTGATGTTCACGCTGACACGATAGCGGTTGCGAGCGCAGACGATGGGCGGAACGGCGAGGTCCGGTTCCACGGCGTCATAGAGAATACAGCCGATTCAGTTTTGCGGCTCACCAAGCGACTTGTCTCCGCCGGCGCCAACCCGGTTTTCTGCTATGAGGCGGGGCCATGCGGATACGGCCTGCACCGGTTGCTTACAATGCTTGGATTTGATTGTGCGGTCGTCTCCCCGGCCATGATCCCACGCCGTGTTGGAGATCGGATCAAGACCGACCGTCGCGATGCGGAGATGCTGGCGCGGCTATGGCGCTCCGGTGAATTGACGCCCATTTGGACACCTGACGAAGAGCAGGAAGCCATGCGGGACCTGATCCGAACCCGCAAGCAGGCAACGGAAGCACTGAAGATCGCAAAGCAGCAACTTCTGAGCTTCCTGCTTCGCCACGGCCTTCGATATACTCGGCCGAGCTATTGGACGAAAATCCATTGGCGCTGGATCAACGAGCTGCGGAAGTTCCGCTACCCGCATCAGCAATTGGCCTTCGAGGAATTGAAGCGCGCTTTCCACCAGATCGAGGATCGCATTGCAACATTGGATCAAACGATTGAAGACGCGATAAAGACTTGGCGGTTTGCGCCTCTGGTTGACGCATTGCGCGCGCTACGCGGTGTGAATACCACAATCGCCGCGACCCTGGCAGCCGAGATTGGTGATATACCTCGTCAGATCACTGCCGGCCTGATCGCGGCCTGCTTTATTTCTGCCTGTGCAGCATGCTGGAGATGGCGGCCAAAGATCAGGGAACCCTCGACACACGTTGGGATAGATAGCCGTTCTTAG
- a CDS encoding LysR substrate-binding domain-containing protein, which yields MRRSLPPPRALIALETVVRTGSVTAAADELCVTQSAISKQVAILEEWFGQPLFEENRRRMAPSPAARRLAQVTGEAFDTIAAVAQEMAPRLIRKPLNIIAPASFAMRWLLPKLPMFEAAFPDIDVSVRQTHTPENWQVLPFDVVIRRGEILPEALSPEPLLSEELILVAKTGSAWCHLDDLDGVPFMKAETRPGELSSWLKEARRNGVAGAPSDERNAARFSHFYIALEAVLAGRGVLVVSNVVVADLVADGSLTPVLPHVRASGSTYWIGSEPRCSHSEQAQQFRHWLQTMALDGTASNARPDLLQVEETAQLEADRTRAA from the coding sequence ATGCGTCGATCACTTCCGCCGCCCCGCGCGCTGATCGCGCTTGAGACTGTTGTGCGGACCGGAAGCGTGACCGCAGCAGCCGATGAGCTGTGTGTAACGCAAAGCGCAATCAGCAAGCAGGTCGCAATCCTCGAGGAGTGGTTTGGCCAGCCGCTGTTCGAAGAGAACCGTCGCCGCATGGCCCCGTCGCCCGCCGCCAGGCGATTGGCTCAGGTGACGGGGGAAGCCTTCGACACGATCGCGGCCGTTGCGCAGGAAATGGCGCCGCGTCTCATCCGCAAGCCGCTCAATATCATCGCGCCAGCATCCTTTGCCATGCGGTGGCTGCTGCCCAAGCTGCCGATGTTCGAAGCAGCGTTCCCGGACATCGATGTCTCGGTCCGCCAGACTCATACGCCAGAGAATTGGCAGGTACTGCCTTTTGATGTTGTTATCCGCCGCGGCGAAATCTTGCCCGAAGCGCTTTCTCCGGAGCCGCTGCTTAGCGAGGAACTCATACTTGTTGCAAAGACGGGATCGGCCTGGTGCCACCTCGATGACCTTGACGGTGTTCCCTTCATGAAGGCCGAGACGCGTCCGGGAGAACTATCTAGCTGGTTGAAGGAAGCGCGCCGCAATGGAGTCGCGGGCGCACCGTCGGACGAGCGAAATGCGGCGCGCTTCTCACATTTCTACATCGCTCTCGAAGCGGTCCTGGCCGGTCGTGGTGTCTTGGTGGTGTCGAACGTTGTCGTGGCGGACCTTGTCGCGGATGGCTCGCTCACGCCGGTGTTGCCTCATGTACGGGCAAGCGGATCGACCTACTGGATCGGTAGCGAACCGAGGTGTTCGCATAGTGAGCAAGCTCAGCAGTTCAGGCACTGGCTGCAGACCATGGCCTTGGATGGAACGGCCTCGAACGCTCGACCAGATTTGCTTCAGGTTGAGGAAACTGCGCAATTAGAGGCCGATCGAACACGCGCGGCATAG
- the phnA gene encoding phosphonoacetate hydrolase — translation MHDSLAKATRPDDAVLVNGRSYAWPTRPAVVICFDGCDPAYIAAAKAKGCIPTIERMMSQGFFTEALSAMPSFTNPNNVSIVCGAPPAVHGVSGNFYLDRQTGETVMMTDAEPMRAGTIFAGFSQAGANVIAITAKDKLRKALASGMTGIAFSAEKADVCTQEEHGIDKVTELVGRPAPHSYSADLSLFVLDAGIKLLETRKPDILYLSLSDYVQHKHAPDAPDALDFMAEVDRRVERLLHLGAVVGIVADHGMNDMSRADGSPNVLYLGDWLDQAFGAGATRVICPITDPFVRHHGALGGFVRVHILDDGIDHAKLLAAIRALPEVEIALPRAEACARFELPEDREGDIAVIAHKGVALGARAADHDLKQLAGERLRSHGGLAEQKVPFLISHALNEDYARGANEMQLRNFDIFDFVLNGLRT, via the coding sequence ATGCACGATTCGTTGGCAAAAGCGACGCGGCCGGACGATGCTGTCCTGGTCAATGGCCGATCCTACGCCTGGCCCACACGGCCGGCAGTCGTGATTTGCTTTGATGGTTGCGATCCCGCCTACATCGCCGCGGCGAAGGCCAAGGGATGCATCCCGACGATCGAGCGTATGATGAGCCAAGGCTTCTTTACCGAAGCCCTTTCGGCCATGCCGAGCTTCACCAATCCAAACAACGTCTCCATCGTGTGCGGTGCGCCGCCCGCCGTGCATGGTGTTTCCGGCAACTTTTATCTCGACCGTCAGACGGGCGAGACGGTGATGATGACCGACGCCGAGCCGATGCGGGCTGGCACCATCTTTGCCGGCTTCTCTCAGGCAGGCGCGAACGTCATCGCTATCACGGCAAAGGACAAACTGCGCAAGGCGCTGGCCTCCGGCATGACCGGGATCGCGTTCTCCGCGGAGAAGGCCGATGTCTGCACCCAGGAGGAGCATGGTATCGACAAGGTGACGGAGCTCGTCGGACGGCCTGCCCCACACTCCTATTCCGCCGACTTGTCGCTGTTTGTCCTTGACGCAGGAATAAAGCTTCTGGAGACCCGCAAGCCGGACATTCTCTATCTCTCGCTGTCGGATTACGTTCAGCACAAGCATGCTCCGGACGCGCCGGACGCGCTCGATTTCATGGCTGAAGTCGACCGGCGGGTTGAGCGCCTGCTCCATCTCGGCGCTGTCGTCGGCATTGTCGCCGACCATGGCATGAACGACATGAGCAGGGCCGATGGCAGCCCCAACGTGCTCTACCTCGGCGACTGGCTCGATCAGGCCTTCGGCGCGGGCGCGACGCGGGTGATCTGCCCCATCACCGATCCCTTCGTTCGCCATCATGGCGCCCTGGGGGGCTTTGTCCGCGTCCATATCCTGGACGATGGCATTGATCACGCAAAGCTCCTGGCCGCCATTCGTGCTTTGCCGGAAGTCGAGATCGCCTTGCCGCGCGCCGAAGCCTGCGCCCGCTTCGAACTGCCTGAAGACCGTGAGGGCGACATCGCCGTGATCGCCCATAAAGGTGTAGCACTCGGCGCACGCGCAGCTGATCACGATCTTAAACAGCTTGCCGGGGAGCGCCTGCGGTCGCATGGCGGCCTTGCGGAACAAAAGGTTCCGTTCCTGATCTCGCATGCGCTTAACGAAGACTATGCCCGCGGTGCGAACGAAATGCAGCTGCGCAATTTCGACATCTTCGACTTCGTGCTGAACGGTTTGCGCACATGA
- a CDS encoding alkaline phosphatase family protein, with product MSSRAITVILDGLRRDLVRPETMPNLLALTERGTSFEGHRSTAPSVTRVCASTFATGCFPSRHTLEANTYALEQAGRFVVADTGLPDFLALKKRLTGQGLAVPTMAERLRGCGGVAVFSNVSPGAAYVHDPEGFGHVYHRAGSFGPGRRILPEAESLSVSPDLNGDAAMAERFIAHLEADPTALSIMWCGHPDTTQHEEPLGSPVHLAALRHVDQRVRRVADVVDRLRGKGEDILFIVGADHGHQTVHAIIDVDAELRALGQGDLLDSGDLAVAPNGTAVLLYAREAVHDRVVALADRLRPLPWVGQMFTGSKLAEIGQATARGLAMFISLAETDEPNAFDIPGQSYAAKPLAGKPDRLGCGQHGGLGRYEQSPFLVIDGAGFPAGTCRSDATSIMDLAPTIAFHLNQPTDHFDGRPLQSKGTN from the coding sequence ATGAGCAGCCGGGCCATCACCGTCATACTGGATGGTCTTCGACGAGACCTCGTCCGACCGGAGACCATGCCAAACCTCCTTGCTCTGACGGAGCGGGGTACGAGCTTTGAAGGCCATCGGAGCACCGCGCCGTCCGTCACACGCGTTTGTGCGTCGACGTTTGCGACCGGATGCTTTCCATCCCGCCATACGCTGGAGGCCAACACCTACGCGCTCGAGCAAGCCGGACGATTTGTCGTGGCCGACACGGGACTGCCGGACTTTCTGGCCCTGAAAAAGCGTTTGACGGGGCAGGGTCTCGCAGTGCCGACCATGGCAGAGCGGTTGCGCGGCTGCGGTGGGGTGGCGGTCTTCTCCAACGTCTCGCCCGGCGCGGCTTATGTTCATGACCCTGAGGGGTTTGGACATGTTTATCACCGAGCGGGGTCCTTCGGTCCCGGTCGCAGGATACTGCCTGAGGCCGAAAGCCTCAGTGTCAGCCCCGACCTAAACGGTGACGCGGCGATGGCTGAACGGTTTATCGCCCATCTCGAAGCGGATCCGACCGCTCTGTCCATTATGTGGTGCGGGCATCCAGACACCACGCAGCACGAGGAGCCCCTAGGCTCGCCAGTACATCTTGCAGCGCTACGCCACGTCGATCAGCGCGTTCGCCGCGTTGCCGATGTTGTCGATCGGCTGCGGGGCAAAGGCGAAGACATCCTTTTTATCGTCGGCGCTGACCACGGTCATCAGACGGTCCATGCCATCATCGACGTGGACGCGGAGCTTCGAGCGCTTGGACAGGGCGATCTTCTTGACAGCGGCGATCTTGCGGTGGCCCCGAACGGAACGGCGGTACTGCTCTATGCTCGCGAAGCGGTACACGACCGCGTTGTCGCGCTTGCCGACCGACTAAGGCCGCTTCCATGGGTCGGGCAGATGTTCACCGGATCCAAACTGGCGGAGATTGGCCAGGCGACTGCACGGGGCCTGGCGATGTTCATCTCGCTTGCGGAGACGGACGAACCGAATGCGTTCGACATTCCGGGTCAAAGCTATGCCGCAAAACCGCTCGCCGGCAAGCCTGACCGGCTCGGTTGTGGCCAGCATGGCGGCCTCGGCCGCTACGAGCAGTCTCCATTTCTCGTGATCGACGGCGCGGGGTTCCCTGCAGGGACGTGCCGCTCGGATGCCACTTCAATCATGGACCTCGCGCCGACCATTGCTTTCCACCTCAACCAGCCAACGGACCACTTTGACGGACGACCGTTGCAATCGAAAGGGACCAACTGA
- the phnD gene encoding phosphate/phosphite/phosphonate ABC transporter substrate-binding protein — MLKDFRVSRREAMRLTALGVAATALPLSALAQSKGQDTLRVAVAPYLPTQSDTEKAYRPLNQFLADSVGMKLDMKVASDWAGVSTAISSGQADVALMGPWGYALCHANSGAEIFATETSDGAPTYKAIIVGRKGLDFSSFPKDAKGLSIAFGDSGGFSAWMYPQYWFNKQGIDPRSYFKYTEGVAPAAIMTSVASGQIDLGCIWDSLRWQMIHNGTITEDSHQVVYASEPLPNGGYVHRADLDKGIVSKLQDALASIDAKKARQLNIPEPNTGFVRDSHASYTVVDEMGKTLGLL; from the coding sequence ATGCTGAAGGATTTTCGAGTGAGCCGCCGCGAGGCGATGCGCCTCACGGCGCTGGGTGTTGCCGCGACAGCTCTGCCGCTGTCGGCGCTGGCTCAGTCCAAGGGGCAAGATACCTTGCGCGTTGCCGTGGCGCCCTACCTGCCGACCCAGTCGGACACGGAAAAGGCCTATCGACCGCTCAACCAGTTTTTGGCCGACAGCGTCGGAATGAAGCTCGACATGAAGGTCGCAAGCGACTGGGCCGGTGTGTCGACTGCGATCTCTTCGGGACAAGCGGACGTCGCGTTGATGGGCCCTTGGGGCTACGCGCTATGCCACGCGAATTCCGGCGCCGAAATCTTCGCGACCGAAACCAGCGACGGCGCCCCCACCTATAAGGCAATCATCGTCGGCCGCAAGGGATTGGACTTCTCCAGCTTCCCGAAAGATGCCAAGGGGCTCAGCATTGCCTTTGGCGACAGCGGAGGATTTTCCGCCTGGATGTATCCGCAATACTGGTTCAACAAGCAGGGCATCGATCCACGCAGCTACTTCAAATACACAGAAGGCGTCGCGCCAGCCGCTATCATGACCAGTGTCGCCTCGGGTCAGATCGATCTCGGATGCATTTGGGATTCCTTGCGTTGGCAGATGATCCACAACGGCACAATCACAGAGGATTCTCATCAGGTCGTTTATGCTTCCGAACCGCTTCCGAACGGCGGCTATGTTCATCGTGCCGATTTGGACAAGGGCATCGTTAGCAAACTACAGGACGCGCTCGCATCAATCGACGCCAAGAAGGCGCGCCAGCTTAACATCCCGGAACCCAATACCGGCTTCGTCCGCGACTCCCACGCCAGTTACACGGTGGTTGACGAGATGGGCAAAACCCTCGGGCTACTCTGA
- the phnE gene encoding phosphonate ABC transporter, permease protein PhnE: MTEADAVFSAADVSSANNPLRVGDRYVEPRRRRLTRRNLPTVILLGVAITWLIVSFWLSEIDLGRLIEGLPRLINWLGKAWPPNVKEFDWVIYRAFQTLAIATAATFIASILALPLGVMAARNLSGAAFAVPLRMMLNALRGIDTIIFALLFVVAVGLGPFAGVLGMILHSIGVIGKLYSEAIETLDPGPIDAARITGANGAKLTSFAVLPAALPSFTSTALYMWEGNVRTSTVLGLVGAGGIGMEIKNSIDLLNFPRLLTLTVVMLVLVAAIDWLSSTLRRKLV, from the coding sequence ATGACCGAGGCTGACGCGGTTTTCTCAGCGGCAGATGTTTCAAGCGCCAATAATCCACTGCGCGTAGGTGACCGCTACGTCGAGCCGCGGCGGCGGCGTTTAACCCGGCGCAACCTTCCCACAGTGATCTTACTGGGTGTTGCGATCACCTGGCTTATCGTGTCCTTCTGGCTTTCGGAGATCGATCTGGGCAGGCTGATAGAAGGGCTACCGAGGTTAATCAACTGGCTCGGAAAGGCGTGGCCGCCGAACGTGAAAGAGTTTGACTGGGTGATCTACCGCGCCTTTCAGACACTGGCCATCGCCACAGCCGCAACCTTCATCGCCTCGATCCTGGCTCTGCCGCTTGGCGTGATGGCGGCCCGCAACCTGTCGGGTGCGGCTTTCGCCGTCCCCTTGCGCATGATGCTCAATGCACTGCGCGGCATCGACACCATCATCTTCGCGCTGCTGTTCGTTGTTGCGGTCGGCCTTGGTCCGTTCGCGGGCGTCCTCGGCATGATCCTGCATTCGATCGGCGTGATCGGCAAGCTCTATAGCGAAGCGATCGAGACGCTCGATCCAGGCCCGATCGACGCCGCCCGCATTACCGGTGCGAACGGAGCGAAGCTAACCTCTTTTGCCGTGCTGCCGGCCGCGCTGCCGAGCTTCACCTCGACCGCGCTCTATATGTGGGAAGGCAACGTTCGCACTTCGACCGTTCTTGGCCTTGTCGGGGCCGGCGGGATCGGCATGGAAATCAAAAATTCCATCGATCTCCTTAATTTTCCGAGGCTCCTGACCCTAACGGTCGTTATGCTGGTCCTCGTCGCAGCGATTGACTGGTTGAGTTCGACGCTTCGTCGCAAGTTGGTGTGA
- the phnC gene encoding phosphonate ABC transporter ATP-binding protein — MMSLLEIRNLCKKFDQTNALDRVDFTLNPGELTVLLGPSGSGKSTLFKSIMGLVTPDSGDILFEGTSLPKLSGAARQQRLRDLGLIFQGGNLVNRLCAIDNVLGGRLAHVPTWRVVTRRYPDADRQKALATLDAVGLLDRAYQRADSLSGGQQQRVAIARVMAQECRLVLADEPVASLDPETAGTVLATLKQATRAQGIGVLCSLHQLNYATDYADRIIAMRHGRLVLDVSRDEFGRHDLSMLYCKAA; from the coding sequence ATGATGTCTCTTCTCGAAATCCGAAACCTGTGCAAGAAGTTCGATCAGACGAATGCACTCGACAGGGTCGACTTCACGCTGAACCCCGGCGAGTTGACAGTGCTGCTTGGCCCAAGCGGCAGCGGCAAGTCCACACTTTTCAAAAGCATCATGGGCCTGGTGACACCGGACTCCGGCGACATTCTGTTCGAGGGCACCAGCCTGCCGAAGCTCAGTGGCGCTGCGAGGCAGCAAAGGCTGCGCGATCTGGGCCTTATCTTCCAAGGCGGCAATCTTGTGAATCGGTTATGTGCGATCGACAATGTGCTTGGCGGCCGATTGGCACATGTGCCGACATGGCGCGTGGTTACGCGGCGCTATCCTGATGCCGATCGACAGAAGGCATTAGCGACGCTCGATGCCGTCGGCCTTCTCGATCGAGCCTATCAACGCGCTGACAGCCTATCCGGTGGACAGCAACAGCGTGTGGCGATCGCCCGCGTCATGGCGCAGGAATGCCGATTGGTTCTGGCAGATGAGCCAGTGGCAAGCCTTGATCCTGAGACCGCCGGAACCGTCCTTGCGACGCTGAAGCAGGCTACACGCGCGCAAGGCATTGGCGTACTGTGCAGTCTGCATCAGCTGAACTACGCCACCGACTACGCGGACCGCATCATTGCCATGCGCCATGGCCGGCTGGTACTGGACGTGTCGCGGGATGAGTTTGGTCGACACGATCTTTCGATGCTTTATTGCAAGGCGGCCTGA